In the Leishmania mexicana MHOM/GT/2001/U1103 complete genome, chromosome 31 genome, one interval contains:
- a CDS encoding putative phosphomannose isomerase yields MSELVKLDVGHQDYAWGKDAASSFVAKMKGLTNDKSGKMFAELWVGTHLNCPSKIADGNAQLLEDFLKQPENKKKYFSEAHQATTFRDTVPYLLKILSIRTALSIQAHPCKKFAEELHAARPDKYKDPNHKPELICALTPFEALCCFRPLGAIIAYLKRIPELAELVGAEAVLGQYMMAPETALPATDSDEEKQLLKTMMTTVYAAADDVVTKALRLHLQCIEEKGAQCAEDELFARIYRQYPDDVGCWMVYFLNYVQMVPGEALFLSDSEPHAYISGDGVEIMACSDNVVRAGLTPKWKDVPTLISMLKYDTTGLASARHEKKIGEDAAQWQVQYYQPPAQFPDFSLYRLQYEHASGNGMTSVTLPTIGLGFCLEGSAKVNDTTVNAGDCFAVPYGKLTCQAEGAKALVFVASTNDLSDK; encoded by the coding sequence ATGTCTGAGCTCGTCAAGCTTGACGTGGGCCACCAGGACTATGCCTGGGGCAAGGATGCCGCGTCCAGCTTCGTGGCGAAGATGAAGGGGTTGACGAACGACAAGTCCGGTAAGATGTTTGCCGAGTTGTGGGTAGGCACGCACCTCAACTGCCCGTCGAAGATCGCCGACGgcaacgcgcagctgctcgaggaCTTCCTGAAGCAGCCAGAGAATAAGAAGAAGTACTTTTCGGAAGCTCACCAGGCTACGACCTTCCGTGACACTGTGCCGTACCTGCTGAAGATTCTGTCGATTCGCACGGCTCTGTCGATTCAGGCGCACCCGTGCAAGAAGTTtgccgaggagctgcacgctGCGAGGCCGGATAAGTACAAGGACCCGAACCACAAGCCTGAGCTCATTTGCGCCTTGACCCCCTTTGAGGCACTCTGCTGCTTCCGACCGCTCGGGGCCATCATCGCGTATCTGAAGCGCATTCCAGAGCTGGCTGAGCTTGTAGGCGCCGAAGCGGTGCTGGGTCAGTACATGATGGCGCCGGAGACCGCGCTGCCTGCAaccgacagcgacgaggagaagcAGTTACTGAAGACTATGATGACGACCGTGTATGCGGCCGCGGATGACGTCGTCACGAAGGCGCTGCGTCTGCACCTTCAGTGCATCGAGGAGAAGGGTGCGCAGTGCGCCGAAGACGAGCTCTTTGCTCGTATTTACAGGCAGTACCCGGATGATGTCGGGTGCTGGATGGTTTACTTCCTCAATTACGTACAGATGGTGCCCGGGGAGGCTCTCTTCCTATCGGACAGCGAGCCGCACGCATATatcagcggcgacggtgtcgaGATCATGGCATGCAGCGACAACGTCGTGCGTGCTGGACTCACGCCGAAGTGGAAGGATGTGCCGACGCTCATAAGCATGTTGAAGTACGACACGACCGGGCTTGCGTCTGCCCGCCACGAGAAGAAGATcggcgaggacgcggcgCAGTGGCAGGTGCAGTATTACCAACCACCGGCACAGTTCCCCGACTTTTCGCTGTACCGCCTGCAGTACGAGCATGCTTCAGGCAACGGGATGACCTCCGTGACCCTGCCGACGATAGGCCTGGGTTTCTGCTTGGAGGGGTCTGCCAAGGTGAACGATACGACGGTGAACGCCGGCGACTGCTTTGCGGTGCCGTACGGCAAGCTCACGTGCCAAGCCGAGGGAGCGAAGGCGCTTGTGTTTGTTGCGTCGACCAACGACTTGAGCGACAAGTAA
- a CDS encoding helicase-like protein: protein MRCRSIRCGIVQKALTPNVETRVKGRAAATSTTASVHWENAPPLPPRSGAPQFPTDASTSTVFRPATAQRTGCSEHWTKCRSQNGAAEPTAKKGEMEHRSEFDITGAADLTEARTVSDVVFLPGRDEAGTESPLTREQVTVCDLACQGASLFIGGEAGTGKSHLLRAIAEKLTAQGHRIAITASTGIAALNIGGNTFHSTFGVPLPTPDDMMDLPTKPPPTDATLDVDDGPENRGGNGEDIEEDVVVDDFGTGPSVEKFGHPRRLRFRNTGVLAEVDVVVIDEVSMLHAGVLESFERAARRRAGCDASRPFGGLQMILSGDFLQLTPFASVSARFGRRRRYRHVDDERPNKDDDRIVCQCVSPESDDAQASADEATIPAEAAEKSCRTADVAAASEVESTLPAKQSKRKRVSGASDSSAGTRRRGDLWYYDKPMFESWCFTHYLLHVQLREPQRQHDQRFAADLNHLRQGRLPYRLSRSGFLNAAVEDAVRLLPTKGAVKNYNDRKMLELEGEERLFPTQLTVTDAMRAPSVGTAAEQKWEDADDGGECGATLLVHYRFRSPTKSAGVVLKQRGRLRDMEATAVARTLEEVCLFPRGSVQVYGLPSPLSYSTSLSAVCVRCSGATHYVAEVRRCTMKNVLEMCSGAPGARDGEAVSRNVNGAQGYARAVARLQPLGVLFPREVVRVEAVGPRQLMRRLQPFMQENLRQAIRKDTVLQDKRLKVGCRVMLLRNLTLQYVNGSLGTVVGFRSFSACKDLLPEEMKARATPAHLLERVAVHFTGSGQGGAASAVQVPVVRMDADGKDVAIPWITLPVSVTKQDWCFTLHAACIPLTPAYAFTVHKVQGVTLNHAVLFDAGDMFPCDHLVYVASSRVRKFEHLRIVNLSPRMISVHKPSLLFTQKIPSVEAAAATLAAWKSTPRSGQLLYLPSHLDRESPR, encoded by the coding sequence atgcgctgccgctcgatCCGGTGCGGAATAGTGCAGAAAGCGCTCACACCAAACGTCGAGACGCGCGTAAAGGGACgtgcagccgccacctcaACCACCGCGAGCGTTCACTGGGAGAatgcaccgccgctgccgcctcggaGTGGGGCACCGCAATTCCCAACGGATGCTTCGACCTCGACAGTGTTCAGGCCTGCGACGGCACAGCGTACCGGATGTAGCGAGCATTGGACGAAGTGCCGTTCGCAGAACGGTGCAGCAGAGCCGACAGCGAAGAAAGGGGAGATGGAGCACCGCAGTGAATTCGACAtcaccggtgctgctgatCTGACAGAGGCCAGAACTGTCTCCGACGTCGTGTTTTTGCCAGGGCGAGACGAGGCCGGAACGGAATCTCCGCTGACACGTGAGCAAGTCACTGTCTGCGACCTGGCGTGCCAAGGTGCATCACTGTTCATTGGGGGCGAGGCAGGTACCGGCAAGTCGCACCTTTTGCGTGCCATCGCAGAGAAGCTGACGGCACAGGGGCACCGCATTGCCATCACGGCTTCCACTGGTATTGCCGCGTTGAACATCGGTGGGAACACTTTCCACAGCACCTTTGGCGTGCCTCTACCCACCCCAGACGATATGATGGACCTGCCTACGAAGCCTCCACCCACGGATGCCACCCtcgacgtcgacgacggTCCCGAGAACAGGGGCGGCAATGGTGAAGACATCGAGGAGGATGTGGTTGTAGACGACTTCGGCACAGGGCCCTCGGTCGAAAAATTCGGACACCCGCGTCGACTGCGATTCAGAAACACCGGTGTTCTCGCGGAGGTGGACGTAGTGGTCATCGACGAAGTTTCCATGCTGCACGCGGGGGTACTTGAGTCTTTTGAGCGGGCAGCCCGTCGCAGGGCAGGGTGTGACGCCAGTCGGCCGTTCGGGGGTCTGCAGATGATTCTCTCCGGCGACTTTCTTCAACTCACGCCGTTCGCCTCTGTCAGTGCCCGTTTcggcagacggcggcgctaCCGTCACGTCGATGATGAAAGGCCCAACAAAGACGACGACCGCATCGTCTGCCAATGCGTCAGTCCTGAGAGCGACGATGCACAGGCGTCCGCAGACGAGGCCACGATtccagcggaggcggcagagaagtCATGTCGTACCGccgacgtcgctgccgcgtctgAGGTAGAGAGCACATTGCCTGCGAAACAAAGCAAGCGGAAGCGAGTCTCCGGTGCCTCCGATTCTAGCGCCGGgacgcgtcgccgcggcgaccTGTGGTACTATGACAAGCCCATGTTCGAGAGCTGGTGCTTTACCCACTATCTCCTTCATGTACAGCTTCGAGAACCACAGCGCCAGCATGATCAAAGGTTCGCCGCCGACTTGAATCACCTGCGGCAGGGCCGGCTTCCCTATCGACTGTCGCGCTCCGGTTTTCTGAACGCGGCGGTCGAGGATGCCGTGCGCCTTCTACCGACCAAGGGAGCCGTCAAGAACTACAACGACCGCAAGATGTTGGAGCtggaaggagaggagcgaCTTTTTCCAACGCAACTTACCGTGACTGATGCGATGCGCGCGCCTTCCGTTGGTACTGCAGCAGAGCAGAAGTGGGAAGatgccgacgacggcggcgaatGCGGAGCCACACTGCTTGTGCACTACCGTTTCCGCTCCCCTACGAAAAGTGCCGGAGTCGTGCTCAAGCAGCGAGGGCGACTACGGGACATGGAGGCGACTGCCGTCGCTCGCACCCTGGAGGAGGTTTGCCTCTTTCCTCGTGGCTCTGTTCAGGTCTACGGCCTCCCCTCACCGCTCTCGTACTCCACGTCCTTGtcggctgtgtgtgtgcgctgcagtggcgcaACTCACTACGTTGCAGAGGTCCGCCGATGCACTATGAAGAACGTCCTGGAGATGTGTTCTGGAGCCCCTGGCGCTCGAGACGGCGAGGCCGTGTCGAGGAACGTCAACGGCGCTCAGGGGTACGCGCGCGCAGTCGCTCGCCTGCAGCCCCTCGGTGTTTTGTTTCCGCGAGAAGTCGTGCGTGTAGAAGCGGTGGGGCCACGGCAGCTAATGCGTCGGCTGCAACCGTTTATGCAGGAGAACTTGCGCCAGGCTATCCGAAAGGATACCGTGCTGCAGGATAAGCGGCTGAAGGTCGGGTGTCGTGTGATGCTGCTACGCAACTTGACGCTTCAGTATGTGAATGGCTCTCTTGGCACGGTGGTTGGGTTTCGATCGTTCTCGGCCTGCAAGGATCTCTTGCCGGAGGAGATGAAGGCGCGTGCGACCCCGGCACACCTGCTGGAGCGTGTCGCTGTGCATTTCACAGGGAGCGGACAGGGCGGCGCGGCAAGCGCCGTGCAGGTGCCTGTAGTGCGGATGGACGCAGACGGCAAAGATGTCGCGATTCCTTGGATCACGCTGCCGGTTTCGGTCACGAAGCAGGACTGGTGCTTCACCTTGCATGCCGCCTGCATCCCGTTGACACCGGCGTACGCGTTCACAGTGCACAAAGTCCAAGGCGTTACGCTAAACCATGCCGTGCTCTTTGACGCCGGGGATATGTTTCCGTGTGATCACCTTGTGTACGTCGCGTCGAGTCGCGTGCGCAAGTTCGAGCACCTGCGCATCGTGAATCTCTCTCCGCGTATGATATCGGTGCACAAGCCCTCGCTCCTTTTCACCCAAAAGATTCCAAGCGTCGAggccgcagccgcgacgTTGGCGGCCTGGAAGTCGACGCCGCGCTCAGGACAGTTGCTCTACCTTCCCTCTCACCTTGACCGAGAATCACCTCGGTAG
- a CDS encoding putative NAD+ synthase, with product MPVAPLHPELQRVLKENRRARTFDPVAWIEMKCAKLNDYMHRSGLKACVTSVSGGIDSAVVLAMCARAMRAHNSPIQKNVGLCQPIHSSDWALRRGKENIAACGATEVVVDQTALHTELATLVEKAVGIDGGAFARGQLRSYMRTPPSFYVAQLLTQEGTPAIVMGTGNKDEDFYLGYFCKAGDGVVDVQIISDLHKSEVFLVAEVLGVPENTRNAAPSADLWEAQTDEDELGFPYDFVELFTEWYLKQRETTKFEFLNSLSDEARDQFERYVAACELVHRRNAHKLQGQVNL from the coding sequence AtgccggtggcgccgcttCATCCAGAGCTTCAGCGCGTGCTGAAAGAGAACCGCAGGGCCCGGACTTTCGACCCGGTGGCATGGATTGAGATGAAGTGCGCGAAGCTGAACGACTACATGCACCGGTCCGGTCTGAAGGCCTGCGTGACGAGTGTCTCTGGCGGGATTGACTCGGCTGTCGTGCTCgccatgtgtgcgcgcgcaatGCGAGCGCACAACAGCCCCATTCAGAAAAACGTGGGACTGTGCCAGCCCATCCACAGTAGTGACTGGGCACTGAGGAGGGGAAAGGAGAACATCGCTGCCTGCGGCGCGACGGAGGTCGTTGTTGACCAAACCGCCCTCCACACCGAACTCGCCACGCTTGTAGAGAAGGCTGTCggcatcgacggcggcgccttTGCGCGtgggcagctgcgcagctACATGCGCACCCCACCGAGCTTTtacgtggcgcagctgctcaccCAAGAAGGTACGCCGGCGATCGTCATGGGCACCGGCAACAAGGACGAAGACTTTTACCTGGGCTACTTCTGCAAGGCTGGCGACGGTGTCGTGGATGTGCAGATCATCTCCGACCTACACAAGAGCGAGGTGTTTCTGGTCGCCGAGGTGCTTGGGGTGCCGGAGAACACGCGCAATGCCGCCCCTTCCGCCGACCTCTGGGAAGCACAGACGGACGAGGATGAGCTGGGCTTCCCGTACGACTTTGTGGAGCTTTTCACGGAGTGGTACTTGAAACAGCGCGAGACGACCAAGTTCGAATTCCTGAATAGCCTATCTGATGAGGCCCGAGACCAGTTTGAGCGGTACGTGGCCGCCTGCGAGCTCGTGCACCGCCGCAACGCGCACAAGCTGCAAGGCCAAGTGAACCTCTGA